One window from the genome of Eucalyptus grandis isolate ANBG69807.140 chromosome 7, ASM1654582v1, whole genome shotgun sequence encodes:
- the LOC104428327 gene encoding putative receptor-like protein kinase At3g47110 produces the protein MDLAYRYQLLPMSFSCLTTILLLLGSVLAVVKDGQDEIDRLALLEFKARIVDPNGVLSSWNDSSHFCNWYGVTCGRKHRRVTILDLGYKNLSGVVPPHIGNLSFLRRVNLENNSFHAKIPPHFGRLLRLQELFLNNNLFSGEIPWNLSYCSNLLTLDLGFNMLKGNLPTELGSLSKLRALILQFNSLMGNIPPSIGNLSSLQKFIIMQNNFSGTIPETLGQLRNLKILYLFMNKFVDTIPISIFNISTLTLFDVAYNQLEGGLPSDLGFALPNIERIGMEYNHLTGPIPESISNASNLEVIQFNQNNFNGKVPSFSKIRGLHWININLNNLGGEQSTDLDFLCSLTNSTKLEHLSIDENAFRGLIPDCISNLSTTLSTFDLGNNYISGTLPSGIGNLINLERLQMQNNWISGNIPSEIGNLNKLKLLDLGHNELSGQIPESFVNLRMLIELYLDVNNLWGSIPSSLKNCQNLLLLNLSTNNLNGYMPPEIMGLSSLSISLDLSRNNLTGSLSEEVGKLQNLGELHLDGNRLSQQIPSSIGSCISMERLYVQDNFFEGPLPSTMSSMRGLQVLNVSNNQLSGQIPKFLESLNLTNLSLSYNDFKGALPTKGVFKSTISTSVVGNKKLCGGLPDFQLPKCYYKESKRTRISGIAKTLISIVSALVGVACILSLLYFFRFGHNKNASASSSSEDGFLHVSYHSLLKATGGFSSTNLLGVGNFGSVYRGLLDQTQSVVAIKILDRTCDGVSKSFIAECEVMRRIRHRNLVKVLTACSGFDFNGNDFKALVYEFMSNGSLDEWLHPTASQYTERSKLTLLERVNISIDVACALDYLHHHCEMPIVHCDLKPSNILLDDEKTGHLGDFGLARFLPEAMHKLLANQSSSVKVKGSFGYIAPEYGMGSAVSTRGDVYSFGVLILEMFTGKRPTDDIFENGLDLHHFANATLTDRVEKAIDPVLLQEIEELNKRQRVTPEGKNKSWSNSQDCLASIIKIGVACSSESPRERMDIGDALTKLQGIKKKLLNFIVIA, from the exons ATGGACCTTGCCTATAGATATCAGCTTTTGCCCATGTCATTCTCATGCCTAACTACAATCCTTCTTCTATTAGGGAGTGTCCTAGCTGTAGTAAAAGATGGCCAGGACGAGATTGATCGATTGGCTTTATTAGAATTCAAGGCTCGAATAGTCGATCCTAATGGGGTTTTGAGCTCGTGGAATGATTCTAGCCACTTTTGCAATTGGTACGGTGTCACTTGCGGTCGCAAACACCGAAGAGTCACCATACTAGACCTTGGCTACAAGAACTTATCCGGGGTTGTGCCGCCCCATATTGGTAATCTGAGCTTTCTGAGGAGAGTTAATCTGGAGAACAACAGTTTTCATGCCAAAATTCCCCCGCATTTTGGCCGCTTGCTTCGGTTGCAGGAGTTGTTCCTTAATAACAACTTGTTCAGCGGTGAAATCCCTTGGAATCTCTCCTATTGCTCTAATTTGCTCACTCTTGACTTAGGCTTCAACATGCTCAAAGGAAATTTGCCGACAGAACTGGGCTCATTGTCCAAGCTCCGAGCACTTATACTTCAATTCAACAGCTTGATGGGAAACATCCCACCATCTATTGGAAACTTATCATCTCTTCAAAAGTTCATAATAATGCAGAATAATTTTAGTGGTACGATCCCAGAGACTCTTGGCCAGTTGAGAAATCTAAAGATTCTCTatcttttcatgaataaatttgTTGATACAATTCCTATCTCAATCTTCAATATATCTACTCTGACACTCTTTGATGTAGCTTACAACCAATTGGAGGGGGGTTTACCTAGCGACTTAGGCTTCGCTCTTCCAAATATCGAGAGAATCGGTATGGAGTACAACCACCTCACTGGACCCATTCCCGAGTCAATATCCAACGCCTCTAACCTCGAGGTAATCCAATTCAACCAGAACAATTTTAATGGGAAAGTTCCTTCTTTTTCAAAGATAAGAGGACTCCATTGGATTAATATTAACCTCAACAACTTAGGAGGTGAGCAATCTACTGATTTGGACTTCCTCTGTTCTTTAACCAATTCCACAAAATTGGAACATTTGAGTATCGATGAAAATGCTTTTCGAGGACTAATACCCGACTGTATCAGTAACCTCTCGACCACCCTTTCCACATTTGACTTAGGAAACAACTATATTTCTGGAACCTTACCTTCTGGAATCGGAAATCTCATTAATTTGGAGAGATTGCAAATGCAGAACAATTGGATCTCGGGAAACATTCCTTCCGAGATCGGAAATCTGAACAAACTGAAGCTTTTGGATCTTGGCCACAATGAACTCTCAGGGCAAATACCGGAATCTTTTGTGAATTTAAGGATGTTAATTGAATTGTACTTGGACGTCAATAATTTATGGGGCTCGATACCATCGTCTctgaaaaattgccaaaatctaCTTCTCCTGAACCTTTCGACCAACAACCTCAACGGTTACATGCCCCCGGAGATTATGGGCCTCTCATCTTTGTCGATTTCCCTCGACTTGTCTCGAAATAATCTTACCGGCTCCCTTTCAGAAGaagttggaaaattgcaaaatcttGGCGAACTACATCTTGATGGGAATAGATTATCTCAACAGATTCCAAGCAGTATAGGCAGTTGTATAAGCATGGAACGCCTATATGTACAGGATAACTTCTTTGAAGGGCCCCTACCATCGACTATGAGTTCCATGAGAGGCCTTCAGGTTTTGAATGTTTCCAACAACCAATTATCCGGCCAAATCCCAAAATTTCTAGAGTCGCTAAATCTGACGAATTTGAGCCTATCTTACAACGATTTCAAGGGTGCATTGCCTACAAAAGGAGTTTTCAAAAGTACCATTTCAACTTCGGTCGTTGGAAACAAGAAGCTTTGCGGGGGTCTCCCAGATTTTCAACTACCGAAATGCTACTACAAAGAGTCAAAACGGACGAGAATAAGCGGAATTGCAAAAACTCTTATATCTATAGTCTCTGCTCTTGTTGGAGTAGCCTGCATATTGTCTTTGTTATACTTCTTCCGATTTGGACACAATAAGAACGCGTCAGCTTCAAGCTCTTCTGAAGATGGGTTTTTGCATGTTTCTTATCATAGTCTACTAAAAGCAACAGGTGGATTCTCCTCCACCAATCTGCTTGGCGTGGGAAATTTTGGGTCCGTGTACAGAGGACTTCTTGATCAAACTCAGTCAGTTGTGGCCATTAAGATTCTCGACCGTACATGTGATGGAGTTTCCAAGAGCTTCATAGCCGAGTGCGAGGTCATGAGAAGAATCCGACATCGTAATCTTGTGAAGGTGCTCACCGCATGTTCTGGGTTTGATTTTAATGGAAATGATTTCAAGGCACTGGTCTACGAATTCATGTCAAATGGAAGCTTGGATGAATGGTTGCACCCAACTGCATCACAATATACGGAGAGAAGCAAGTTGACTCTACTTGAGAGAGTGAACATTTCCATTGATGTTGCTTGTGCACTAGATTATCTCCATCATCACTGTGAAATGCCAATAGttcattgtgatctaaagccaAGCAATATCCTTCTTGATGATGAAAAGACTGGACATTTGGGCGATTTCGGGCTTGCCAGGTTCCTTCCAGAAGCAATGCATAAGTTACTGGCCAATCAATCAAGCTCTGTCAAAGTCAAAGGATCTTTCGGCTACATAGCTCCAG AGTACGGCATGGGAAGCGCAGTATCCACACGAGGAGATGTGTATAGTTTCGGGGTCCTCATTTTGGAGATGTTCACGGGCAAGAGGCCAACCGATGACATATTTGAAAATGGGTTGGACCTTCATCACTTTGCAAATGCAACTTTGACAGATCGAGTGGAGAAGGCAATTGATCCCGTTCtacttcaagaaattgaggaattgAATAAGAGACAAAGAGTCACTCCAGAGGGCAAGAACAAAAGCTGGAGCAATAGTCAGGACTGTTTGGCTTCAATTATCAAAATAGGAGTTGCTTGCTCTTCTGAGTCTCCAAGGGAACGAATGGACATCGGCGATGCATTGACTAAACTCCAAGGAATCAAGAAGAAACTTCTTAATTTCATTGTCATTGCCTAG